GCACGGAGGTCGTCCTCGACCAGCAACGAGCTGATGACTCCCGGACCCACACCGCCGGCGATGGCCGCCCGGATGGCGCCCGTCGACGACAACTGCGCAGCGGGTTCTGCCATCAGGGCAGGGTCGATCCCCAGGGCGAGCTCGAGGGTCCGGCGGGTGCCCGAGCCCGACTCCCGAGACACGAGCGGTGTGGATGCGAGATCCGCTGCCGTCACGGGTTCGGACTTCGATGCCCATGCGTGCCTCGGCGAGACGACGACGAGCAGTTCGTCGACACCCAGGACGGTCGTGGCGAGCCCGTCGGCCTCATCAGGGGTCTCCGTGAACCCGAGGTGCGCGCGCCCCGAACGGACCTCGTCGACGACCCAGTCGCTGTTGCCCGATTCCAGGCGTACCCGGACACGATCCGCTGCCGCTGTCATCCAGCGTGGCATCAGCGCCTCTGACACCGTCTGACTCGCCGCGACGAGGAGAGCGTCGGAGGCGCCGGTCATCAGGGTGTGCAGCGATCGTTCGAAGGTGGTCGCCGCCTCGAGCAGGGGTCGGCCCCACTCGCACACCAGGAGTCCGTGCTCGGTCAGCGCCGAGCCCGCCCGAGAGCGGACGAGCAACGTACGACCCAGCCGCCGCTCGGCGCCCGTGATGCGAGACGACGCCGCCTGCTGGCTGATGCCCACCGATGTCGCGGCCCGGCCCAGACTGCCCGATCTCGAGATCGCCTCCAGCAGTCGGAGCGTCTCGAGATCAACAGGGAGTCCGGTCACAAGGATCGATTGTGACACCACAAGCATCCGCCCGTATCGGCAGCCGGACGCACGTACGAAGATCGAGGCATGCCTGCCGCGATCACACCGACTGTCGCCCCTCCCCGCACGCACGGTCTGTTCCGCCAGCTCGAGCACCGCGGGCAGATCGTGTCGAACCTGACCCCGAACTGGTTCGCGTCGATCATGGGGACCGGCATCGTCGCCAACGCCGCGGCGACCCTGCCGTTGCAGTTCCCGGGGCTGCGCCCTGCCGCGACCATCGTCTGGGCACTGGCCAGCGTGTTGTTGGTCGCTCTCAGCACGGCGACCGTCATGCACTGGGTGCGTTACCGAGCCACCGCGCGGGGGCATCGACTCAATCCGGTGATGGCGCACTTCTACGGGGCACCGCCCATGGCGCTGCTGACCGTCGGCGCGGGCACCCTGCTCTTGGGCAGAGACGTCCTCGGTACGCCCCTGGCGGTCGGCATCGACTGGGTGTTGTGGACCATCGGTACGGTGCTCGGCCTCGTCAGCGCGATCGCGGTCCCGTACCTGACGTTCACCCGGCACGACACGGCCCCCGACAGTGCGTTCGGCGGCTGGCTCATGCCCGTGGTTCCCCCGATGGTGTCTGCCTCGACCGGTGCGCTGCTGCTGCCCTTCCTGCCCGCGGGGCAGGCCAGGCAGAACATGCTCTGGGGGTGCTACGCGATGTTCGGGTTGTCGTTGCTGGCGTCGATCGTGATCATCACGCTGATCTGGTCACGCCTGGCCCAGCACAAGATCGGCCCGGCCGGCATGGTCCCGACCCTCTGGATCGTCCTCGGCCCCCTGGGGCAGTCGATCACCGCGGCCAACCTGCTCGGTGGCAACGCCCACCTCGCCGTCGACCAGGGAACCTCGCACGCCCTGTTCGTCTTCGGGCTCGTCTACGGTGTGCCCACTCTGGGATTCGCCCTGATGTGGGCGGCACTGGCATCGGCCATCACCCTCCGCACCATCCGCCAGGGGCTCCCGTTCTCACTCACCTGGTGGTCGTTCACCTTCCCCGTCGGCACCTGCGTGACAGGCCTGAACGGTCTGGCCCTGCACACGGGACTCGTCGCGCTGCAGGTACTGGCGGTCGCGTTCTACATCGGGCTCGTCGGGGCCTGGATCACGGTCGCCGTGCGCACCTTCCACGGCAGCGTCATCCGCGGAACGCTCCTCGCGCCTCCCCGTCCCCTGCCCTGACCGCGGACGACGAGGGTGCGTGGGGGAGCGGCTCAGATCGAACAGGCGTCGTTCCAGTCACGGCGATAGGCCTCGGGGTCACTGACGTCGACGATGGCCGAGGCGGCGCCCTTGGGCTCGTCACGCGACCTGTAGCTCTCGAACGCCACCGCACTGCGGTCGTTACTCGCCGGATCACGCGCCCCGGAGGCCTCCACCCACAGAGTCCAGTTCCACCGCGTCCGGACGCCAGGCTGCAACGCGCCTTCGCCGACGACCAACACCACGTCCGTGCCGGCGGGCAAGGACTCGAAGTCCGTGCCCGCGAATGCTCGGACGGACGACGTGAGGCCTCTCGCGCTGATCTCCCGAGCCAACTGACTGCCCATGTCCGAGACTTGCTCGCCAGCATCGCCATCCACAGCCACGATGCCTCCACCGGACGGAAGCCGACTCAGCATCTCGGAAACCAAGTCATGGACGACGGTGTTACTCATGGTGCTCTCTCCTGCTCACTCGTTCGTCGAAACGGAAAAGGGAGTCGGCGGCCGCCGACTGAGGTGGTGATCGTCTCACGGACGGAGAAGGAAGGCTCCGGCTGTGACCAGGTCGTCCTGGGCGGTTCCGGGGTGACGCCTGGTCAGTCGTCGCCCCGGAAGTCAGAAGGGTGTCATGACCTGCCGATGATGAGGCCGACGAGCCCGGCAGCGACGGCGAGCAGCAGCATGCCCGCGCCGCTGGCGATCCCAGCGACCCGTTTCTTCTCGGCTACGAGGCGCACGGTCTCGACGCTCGCGGTGCTGAACGTGGTGTAGCCGCCCATGAGCCCGCCGCCCGCGACGAGCAGCCACTCTCGGGGCAGCCCCGCGTGGTCGGCAAGACCGGTGAGCAAGCCGAGCACCAACGACCCGCTGACGTTGATGACCAGGGTCGCCAGCGGAATGGGGGCCGACCACGTGCTGCGTACGGCGCCGTCGACGAC
This genomic interval from Frigoribacterium sp. Leaf415 contains the following:
- a CDS encoding LysR family transcriptional regulator, with protein sequence MTGLPVDLETLRLLEAISRSGSLGRAATSVGISQQAASSRITGAERRLGRTLLVRSRAGSALTEHGLLVCEWGRPLLEAATTFERSLHTLMTGASDALLVAASQTVSEALMPRWMTAAADRVRVRLESGNSDWVVDEVRSGRAHLGFTETPDEADGLATTVLGVDELLVVVSPRHAWASKSEPVTAADLASTPLVSRESGSGTRRTLELALGIDPALMAEPAAQLSSTGAIRAAIAGGVGPGVISSLLVEDDLRAGRLVTVPAAVDLRRPFRAVWSAGLSAGAQDLLAVIAASQHSPDSSPR
- a CDS encoding TDT family transporter, producing MPAAITPTVAPPRTHGLFRQLEHRGQIVSNLTPNWFASIMGTGIVANAAATLPLQFPGLRPAATIVWALASVLLVALSTATVMHWVRYRATARGHRLNPVMAHFYGAPPMALLTVGAGTLLLGRDVLGTPLAVGIDWVLWTIGTVLGLVSAIAVPYLTFTRHDTAPDSAFGGWLMPVVPPMVSASTGALLLPFLPAGQARQNMLWGCYAMFGLSLLASIVIITLIWSRLAQHKIGPAGMVPTLWIVLGPLGQSITAANLLGGNAHLAVDQGTSHALFVFGLVYGVPTLGFALMWAALASAITLRTIRQGLPFSLTWWSFTFPVGTCVTGLNGLALHTGLVALQVLAVAFYIGLVGAWITVAVRTFHGSVIRGTLLAPPRPLP
- a CDS encoding fluoride efflux transporter FluC, coding for MIAPWLFVATAVAGGVGAALRLVVDGAVRSTWSAPIPLATLVINVSGSLVLGLLTGLADHAGLPREWLLVAGGGLMGGYTTFSTASVETVRLVAEKKRVAGIASGAGMLLLAVAAGLVGLIIGRS